In Myxococcus virescens, one DNA window encodes the following:
- a CDS encoding cell wall protein, with protein sequence MASLTAALNRLANRLAREPKQAQPARTGRNTGPTVATRPVPAPVEAAPPAAAAPAPTASACAVIGCKRPLRSQGYCAAHYQKRRLMMATGRLHAAWVEDAAPHSIPEVILPRGRRPKADAAPPAPKPPVSATPRMWVRKKGAAGADGTSGQGTPTPAGQPPLASERERATATAQRWANEFRSRTRRA encoded by the coding sequence GTGGCCTCGCTCACTGCGGCCCTGAACCGCCTGGCGAACCGGCTTGCCCGAGAGCCGAAACAGGCCCAGCCGGCGCGCACAGGCCGCAACACGGGGCCCACGGTGGCAACCAGGCCCGTCCCAGCCCCAGTGGAGGCCGCCCCGCCCGCAGCCGCAGCTCCCGCCCCCACGGCCAGCGCCTGCGCCGTCATCGGCTGCAAGCGGCCCCTCCGTAGCCAGGGCTACTGCGCCGCCCACTACCAGAAGCGGCGCCTCATGATGGCCACGGGCCGCCTGCACGCCGCGTGGGTGGAGGACGCCGCGCCCCACAGCATCCCTGAAGTCATTCTCCCGCGCGGGCGCAGGCCCAAGGCCGACGCCGCGCCTCCTGCTCCGAAGCCGCCCGTCAGCGCCACCCCTCGCATGTGGGTGCGCAAGAAGGGGGCAGCAGGCGCGGACGGCACCTCCGGCCAAGGGACGCCAACGCCTGCCGGGCAGCCGCCCCTCGCATCGGAGCGCGAGCGCGCCACGGCCACCGCCCAGCGTTGGGCCAACGAGTTCCGCTCGCGGACGCGCCGCGCCTGA
- a CDS encoding SMI1/KNR4 family protein, with protein MRELITLLEHYVPEYSSQVQGASDWALDNLEEAFGQPLPEVYQDFAREMGKNGGALLGHVDAYDPFDVADKYQLATEDNPPRRFFFVFGDPDPLSPSHYWLDLEAPSEDGDFQVVRIPLFPDAWKTKLDRRYFSFREMLYIWAMERVCLPCFPHRLLYQQGETTTAEELARYLEKMGFVRLPYPRNSMLFERDDAAAGLYRALNSSRFEFHVGMRSPDKLKHFQAVLEDNTDLKKSIWEP; from the coding sequence ATGAGGGAATTGATTACACTACTCGAACACTACGTCCCAGAATATAGCAGCCAAGTTCAAGGAGCATCAGACTGGGCTCTCGACAATTTGGAAGAAGCCTTCGGCCAACCGCTCCCTGAGGTCTATCAGGATTTCGCCCGCGAGATGGGGAAGAACGGAGGAGCACTCCTTGGTCATGTCGATGCCTATGATCCGTTCGACGTTGCTGACAAGTATCAACTCGCAACGGAGGACAATCCTCCGCGGCGATTCTTCTTTGTTTTTGGGGACCCCGATCCTCTGAGTCCCTCTCACTACTGGCTTGATCTAGAAGCTCCGTCCGAAGACGGGGATTTTCAGGTGGTTCGGATCCCATTGTTTCCGGATGCATGGAAGACAAAGCTGGACCGGAGGTACTTCAGCTTTCGAGAAATGCTCTACATCTGGGCAATGGAGCGCGTCTGCCTACCATGTTTTCCCCACCGACTTCTGTACCAGCAGGGAGAGACGACAACAGCCGAGGAACTCGCCCGTTACCTTGAGAAGATGGGCTTCGTCCGCCTGCCCTATCCTCGGAACAGCATGCTTTTCGAACGGGACGACGCCGCCGCTGGACTCTATCGCGCGCTCAATAGCTCGCGCTTCGAGTTTCACGTAGGCATGCGCAGTCCCGACAAGCTCAAGCATTTCCAGGCTGTCCTTGAGGATAATACGGACCTCAAGAAGTCCATTTGGGAGCCATAG
- a CDS encoding 3-oxoacyl-ACP synthase, protein MSAAQVVGLGLCTPVGTSTHMTLASLRAGLVRFAETEVLDDVGEPVRASRLSLLDVSLSRTERMVALARQAIAGVRPLLDALPPGRVPLYLGLPEARPGAQVEQEALVAALRDETAGRLEVAQVHESGRAAFFEALASAQKDLHSGRAGAVALVGAVDSLADTASLEALVGARLHLGRRNPDGTIPGEAAGFVALARPGAPKSLKLEASGVLLGTALAVEPKPFTQRAPSDADGLTAVLHALQRDAMTGARRVDAVFACQPGDSFWGTEFTRAYLRNTALMPEPLRVLVAGEGLGDAGAGAGPIMLGVALHRARWRQAGARRTLVYGSADSGRIGACVVEMIRSAKEEA, encoded by the coding sequence ATGAGTGCAGCGCAGGTGGTGGGCCTGGGCCTGTGCACGCCGGTGGGCACCTCGACGCATATGACGCTGGCATCCTTGCGTGCTGGCCTCGTGCGCTTCGCGGAGACGGAGGTGCTGGACGACGTGGGCGAGCCCGTGCGGGCCTCGCGGCTGAGTCTCCTCGACGTCTCCCTCTCCCGCACGGAGCGAATGGTGGCCCTGGCCCGGCAAGCCATTGCCGGAGTACGGCCGCTCTTAGACGCCCTCCCTCCAGGGCGGGTGCCGCTGTACCTCGGACTGCCGGAGGCAAGGCCGGGCGCCCAGGTGGAGCAGGAGGCGCTGGTGGCGGCGCTGCGAGACGAGACAGCGGGACGGCTGGAAGTCGCGCAAGTGCACGAGTCCGGGCGAGCCGCCTTCTTCGAGGCCCTGGCCTCCGCCCAGAAGGATTTGCACTCCGGCCGCGCGGGAGCGGTGGCCCTGGTGGGCGCGGTAGATTCGCTGGCCGACACTGCGTCCTTGGAGGCGCTGGTGGGAGCGCGGCTGCACCTGGGGCGTCGAAATCCAGACGGGACGATTCCAGGAGAGGCCGCGGGCTTCGTCGCGCTGGCGCGGCCTGGCGCCCCCAAGTCCCTGAAGCTGGAAGCCTCGGGCGTCCTGCTGGGCACGGCGCTCGCTGTGGAGCCGAAGCCCTTCACTCAACGTGCACCAAGCGATGCGGACGGGTTGACAGCTGTCCTCCATGCCTTGCAGCGCGATGCCATGACGGGCGCGCGGCGCGTGGACGCGGTATTCGCCTGCCAGCCAGGAGACTCCTTCTGGGGTACCGAATTCACCCGCGCCTACCTGCGCAACACAGCCCTCATGCCCGAGCCCTTGCGCGTCCTCGTCGCGGGCGAAGGACTGGGAGACGCGGGGGCCGGTGCGGGCCCCATCATGCTGGGGGTGGCCCTACACCGGGCACGCTGGCGCCAGGCCGGCGCTCGCAGGACACTCGTCTATGGCAGTGCCGACAGTGGACGCATTGGCGCCTGCGTCGTGGAGATGATTCGAAGCGCCAAGGAGGAAGCATGA
- a CDS encoding DUF2169 family type VI secretion system accessory protein, producing the protein MPALENFTPFAATDFLSLTREGEECLVLVVAGSFVLPPAGRTTNTPLPVCEEQLQPATTDTYWGEPEKSSLRYESQSAYTRPGTDVLLHGQAWASRGRKVTRTQVAVRVGTLETRATIFGTRVWYRGLMGLSASDALPFESLPLRYEYAFGGTTASGHEARNPVGRGYCANAKEALEKPLPSIEAPEALVRAWADRPPPRGFGPVARHWQPRLGWAGTYDAAWVAKRAPLWPRDFDERFFHAAPDGLRASTHLQGGEPVVLEGVSPDGPLAFHLPTHRLLARCTFAGRREKRRMVLDTVLLEPDEGRLVLTWRATFPAHRQLAMHEVSTVRLMEPWEDAP; encoded by the coding sequence ATGCCCGCCCTGGAGAACTTCACGCCCTTCGCGGCCACCGACTTCCTCTCGCTGACGAGGGAGGGCGAGGAGTGCCTCGTCCTCGTCGTCGCCGGCAGCTTCGTCCTGCCTCCGGCCGGACGCACCACCAACACACCGCTGCCGGTATGCGAGGAGCAACTGCAGCCCGCCACCACGGACACGTATTGGGGCGAGCCGGAGAAGTCGAGCCTGCGCTACGAGTCGCAGTCGGCGTACACACGGCCGGGTACGGACGTGCTGCTGCACGGCCAGGCCTGGGCGTCCCGCGGCCGCAAGGTGACGCGGACGCAGGTGGCGGTGCGGGTGGGCACGCTGGAGACGCGGGCCACCATCTTCGGCACTCGCGTGTGGTACCGCGGCCTCATGGGGCTGAGTGCCTCGGACGCACTGCCCTTCGAGTCCCTGCCGCTGCGCTACGAGTACGCCTTCGGCGGCACCACGGCTTCCGGCCACGAGGCGCGCAACCCCGTGGGCCGGGGCTACTGCGCCAACGCGAAGGAGGCGCTGGAGAAGCCCCTCCCCTCCATTGAGGCGCCCGAGGCCCTCGTGCGCGCCTGGGCGGACAGGCCCCCACCGCGCGGCTTCGGCCCGGTGGCGCGGCACTGGCAACCGCGCCTGGGCTGGGCGGGGACATACGACGCGGCCTGGGTGGCAAAGCGCGCTCCCCTCTGGCCCCGGGATTTCGACGAGCGCTTCTTCCATGCCGCACCAGACGGCTTGCGCGCTTCGACTCACCTGCAGGGCGGAGAGCCGGTGGTGCTGGAAGGCGTCTCGCCCGACGGGCCATTGGCCTTCCACCTCCCCACTCACCGACTCCTGGCCCGCTGCACCTTCGCTGGCCGGCGGGAGAAGCGGCGAATGGTGCTGGACACGGTGCTGCTGGAACCGGACGAGGGCCGACTCGTCCTCACCTGGCGAGCGACGTTTCCAGCGCACCGGCAGTTGGCCATGCATGAGGTGAGCACCGTGCGGCTCATGGAGCCCTGGGAGGACGCGCCATGA
- a CDS encoding TIGR02270 family protein yields MLLVDVLEEYLDEAEFRWQQWERALEAPDFTLGEVATLEERLLAHLEGLEDESALDTVLRPAFDSEEALRVSAATYALLGLGQVDEVLVRLRGAEAPTRAAILRALEVSEAPGLAPRLLELLKLEDTVLQAGVLETLAFRQEAPVEVLARFFTHDEPRARVAALRGAPSLPEETVRRHLPALLDSAHPGIRAAAMEAGLASGVQLAWEACRKAVQAPGTHTQEAMVLVALGGDETETSLLVDLLESAELRAHTLWALGFSGRVAAMESCVRYLAVPEVARLAGEAFSAMTGLRLEGAFALPPGETPEGAPVPPEEQESLDADLTPRPEDDLPWPRVAAVKDWWTQNQARFAKGTRYLLGQPFSGQVLVEALASSPMRRRHVLAQELAIRTRGQHRIPTRAFTHRQRAALARAQGAAHLRAAPLASTLR; encoded by the coding sequence ATGCTTTTGGTAGACGTGCTGGAGGAGTATCTCGACGAGGCCGAGTTCCGGTGGCAGCAGTGGGAGAGGGCCCTGGAGGCGCCGGACTTCACTCTCGGCGAGGTGGCAACGCTCGAGGAGAGACTGCTCGCGCACCTGGAGGGGCTGGAGGACGAGTCCGCACTCGACACCGTGCTGCGCCCGGCCTTCGACTCGGAGGAAGCGCTGCGCGTCTCGGCCGCAACCTACGCGCTGCTGGGGCTGGGCCAGGTGGACGAGGTGCTGGTACGGCTGCGAGGTGCGGAAGCGCCCACCCGTGCCGCCATTCTCCGGGCGTTGGAGGTGAGTGAAGCACCAGGGCTGGCCCCTCGCCTCCTCGAATTGCTGAAGTTGGAGGACACGGTACTTCAGGCGGGAGTGCTGGAGACGCTGGCCTTCCGCCAGGAAGCGCCCGTGGAGGTGCTGGCGCGCTTCTTCACCCATGACGAGCCGCGGGCGCGAGTCGCCGCCCTGCGCGGGGCGCCTTCGCTGCCAGAGGAGACGGTGCGCAGGCACTTGCCCGCGCTGCTCGATTCGGCCCACCCCGGCATTCGTGCGGCGGCCATGGAGGCGGGCCTTGCCTCTGGAGTGCAGCTGGCCTGGGAAGCATGTCGTAAGGCAGTGCAGGCGCCCGGCACTCATACCCAGGAAGCCATGGTGTTGGTGGCACTGGGTGGTGACGAGACGGAAACCTCCCTCCTCGTGGACTTGCTGGAGTCCGCCGAGCTGCGTGCCCACACCCTCTGGGCCCTGGGCTTCAGCGGGCGGGTAGCGGCCATGGAGTCCTGCGTGAGGTACCTTGCGGTGCCCGAGGTGGCACGGCTGGCGGGAGAGGCCTTCTCGGCCATGACGGGCCTGCGCCTGGAGGGCGCCTTCGCCCTACCGCCAGGAGAGACGCCTGAAGGCGCGCCGGTACCGCCGGAAGAGCAGGAGAGCCTCGACGCCGACTTGACGCCCCGCCCAGAGGACGACCTGCCCTGGCCGCGGGTGGCGGCCGTGAAGGACTGGTGGACGCAAAACCAGGCGCGCTTCGCGAAGGGCACGCGCTACCTCCTGGGGCAGCCCTTCAGCGGCCAGGTGCTGGTGGAGGCGCTGGCGTCCAGCCCCATGCGACGCCGCCACGTCCTGGCGCAGGAGTTGGCCATCCGCACCCGCGGGCAGCACCGCATTCCTACCCGCGCCTTCACCCACCGCCAACGCGCGGCCCTCGCCAGGGCCCAAGGCGCCGCCCACCTGCGCGCCGCGCCCCTGGCCTCCACCCTCCGCTGA
- a CDS encoding RDD family protein: protein MSNFREALESISESPCSEHPGFSAALACTRCGTFICAFCASSSAGLCFRCLHAAPELAPRRARLAASLVDGAALVLPSLLLGVLRCLALPGEDAMQAPAIYIPAVFVLLVQANLIRGTGASLGKRLLGICVVRSDGRPAEVWRIALLRNALPMALCGYCVWFGLVDALFIVGEERRCLHDWVAGTRVMKAP from the coding sequence ATGTCCAACTTCCGCGAGGCCCTTGAGTCGATTTCGGAGTCCCCATGCTCCGAGCATCCTGGCTTCTCCGCCGCCCTGGCCTGTACTCGCTGCGGCACCTTCATCTGCGCCTTCTGTGCCTCGTCCAGTGCGGGCCTGTGCTTCCGGTGCCTTCATGCGGCTCCTGAGCTGGCGCCGCGCAGGGCCCGGCTCGCGGCAAGTCTTGTCGATGGCGCCGCGCTCGTGCTCCCGTCCCTGCTCCTGGGCGTCCTCCGGTGCCTGGCGCTACCGGGCGAGGATGCGATGCAGGCCCCAGCGATCTACATCCCGGCGGTCTTCGTGTTGCTCGTGCAGGCGAACCTGATTCGAGGAACCGGGGCGAGCCTCGGTAAGAGGCTCTTGGGGATCTGCGTCGTCCGAAGCGACGGCCGTCCGGCGGAGGTGTGGCGCATTGCGCTGCTGCGGAACGCCCTCCCGATGGCGCTCTGCGGCTACTGCGTCTGGTTCGGCCTTGTGGATGCGCTCTTCATCGTTGGCGAGGAGCGGCGGTGTCTCCACGACTGGGTGGCCGGCACGCGCGTCATGAAGGCACCTTGA
- a CDS encoding HEAT repeat domain-containing protein yields the protein MEGGGKSGRHRWVAGLVCMVVALSLGCSRRWKREDTRTWESCCEGADACLALLQELHGPDTGEKWLPPEQACAAWKLGQVGEDVVPHLILLLRHADRRVRGGAAQALANMEEKAKGALPALLRAYEREPGGMALHALSSLDDERAAPAIVRHLLESPTSTLEHLGPTLAPVLLDVLENPESSWEELVLVRYVLARRASAYTETSVPRLRTLLARELAEPTLRRPPGTSCPSAPVPSCEAIFDGCTPRAAYVASVLAAYARRGAEAAPEALQALQRADVRLTPVALQALVAFESPAAVPEVLHQLAVPECHARALTSLASLGDVARPAATVPLLWLLATGKEGWVRARAAEALGRVGDAAALEALRQAVDAPHSEVQAAAVYALGSYAFRAHAEELVPLLQRVVTTHASPVARSHARLALQGLAEQEVRHAESIDCARIIPGRSGGWTLREGHTSVQLHWGKPKAPPRGSPCAAVRGGDSASVLEAMGEACLVGWDDGEFGGALEVHEAGRVTVLEEPQANPLRVVRMHGALVVVEGLAHMYGGAGRLVRVDSSEGRWRATPWVTLPGAPMAYALDGGGDLVVGTTNQRLDAVVCGRAGTTAPAHVVRVTEGGRLVPVEPDGRH from the coding sequence ATGGAGGGAGGGGGGAAGTCCGGGCGCCACCGCTGGGTGGCCGGACTCGTGTGCATGGTGGTGGCGCTGTCGCTGGGGTGTTCCCGGCGGTGGAAGCGGGAAGACACCAGGACGTGGGAGAGCTGCTGCGAGGGGGCTGACGCGTGCCTTGCGCTACTGCAGGAACTCCACGGTCCCGACACGGGGGAGAAGTGGCTTCCGCCGGAGCAGGCATGTGCTGCATGGAAGTTGGGGCAAGTGGGGGAGGACGTCGTCCCCCATCTGATTCTGCTTCTTCGTCACGCGGACCGTCGCGTCCGCGGCGGTGCGGCACAGGCGCTGGCGAACATGGAAGAGAAGGCCAAGGGCGCCCTGCCTGCGCTCCTCAGGGCGTATGAGCGAGAGCCTGGTGGGATGGCCCTGCACGCGCTCTCCTCTCTCGATGACGAGCGAGCAGCTCCAGCCATTGTGCGCCACCTCCTGGAGTCGCCCACGTCGACGCTGGAGCACCTCGGCCCGACATTGGCCCCGGTGCTGTTGGACGTGCTGGAGAATCCGGAGTCGAGCTGGGAGGAGCTGGTGCTGGTCCGCTACGTGCTCGCCCGGCGCGCCTCCGCGTACACGGAGACTTCCGTCCCGCGCTTGCGGACGCTCCTCGCGCGGGAGCTGGCGGAGCCCACTCTCCGGCGCCCGCCAGGAACGTCCTGCCCCTCAGCCCCAGTGCCAAGCTGCGAAGCCATCTTCGACGGGTGCACCCCGCGAGCGGCCTACGTGGCGTCGGTATTGGCGGCCTACGCGCGCCGGGGGGCGGAGGCCGCCCCTGAGGCGCTCCAGGCGCTACAGCGGGCGGACGTGCGCCTCACGCCCGTGGCGTTGCAGGCGCTGGTGGCCTTTGAGAGCCCTGCTGCGGTGCCCGAGGTCCTCCACCAACTCGCCGTGCCTGAATGCCATGCCCGGGCCCTCACGAGCCTCGCGTCCCTGGGGGACGTGGCGCGGCCAGCCGCGACGGTGCCGCTGCTGTGGCTGCTGGCCACGGGAAAGGAGGGCTGGGTGCGCGCGCGGGCCGCGGAGGCCCTTGGACGCGTGGGAGACGCAGCCGCCCTCGAGGCGCTGCGCCAAGCGGTGGACGCGCCGCACAGCGAAGTCCAGGCCGCGGCCGTTTATGCGTTGGGCAGCTATGCCTTTAGGGCCCATGCAGAAGAGCTGGTGCCGCTGCTCCAGCGGGTGGTGACGACGCACGCCTCTCCGGTGGCGCGGAGCCACGCGAGGTTGGCCCTGCAAGGCCTCGCCGAACAGGAGGTGCGGCATGCGGAGTCCATCGACTGCGCCCGCATTATTCCTGGACGCAGCGGGGGTTGGACGCTGCGCGAGGGACACACCTCTGTCCAGTTGCACTGGGGGAAGCCGAAGGCGCCCCCACGAGGGAGTCCGTGTGCAGCTGTGCGTGGTGGGGATTCAGCGTCCGTCCTCGAAGCCATGGGAGAGGCCTGCCTCGTCGGATGGGACGACGGGGAGTTTGGGGGCGCGCTGGAAGTGCATGAGGCCGGGCGTGTGACGGTGCTGGAGGAGCCCCAGGCCAACCCCCTGCGAGTCGTGCGGATGCACGGCGCCCTCGTGGTGGTGGAGGGACTCGCACACATGTATGGCGGAGCCGGACGTCTGGTGCGTGTCGACTCGTCTGAGGGGCGGTGGCGTGCGACGCCTTGGGTGACTCTCCCAGGCGCACCGATGGCATACGCACTGGATGGTGGGGGAGACTTGGTGGTGGGGACGACGAACCAGCGGCTCGACGCAGTCGTGTGTGGCCGAGCTGGCACAACCGCACCCGCCCACGTGGTGCGCGTCACGGAGGGCGGGCGCCTGGTCCCCGTCGAGCCGGATGGACGGCACTGA
- a CDS encoding gamma-glutamylcyclotransferase family protein, which translates to MTTAGRAPALNTEKPMLYFAYGSNLDRAQMRTRCPNATVEARATLPGHTLVFGGYSRRWGGAVASLQRVRGTHVEGLLYRLTPEDLRALDAFEGHPLAYRRAIRLVTDRAGKRRRALVYLQPESSLEAWPPAVRYFRVLWHAYGRLGFNRAALASALGGAA; encoded by the coding sequence ATGACTACGGCGGGCCGCGCGCCCGCCCTCAACACGGAGAAACCCATGCTCTACTTCGCCTACGGCTCCAACCTCGACAGGGCCCAAATGCGCACGCGCTGCCCCAACGCCACCGTCGAAGCCCGCGCCACCCTTCCCGGCCACACCTTGGTGTTTGGCGGGTATAGCCGCCGCTGGGGCGGCGCCGTCGCCAGCCTCCAGCGCGTGCGCGGCACCCACGTCGAGGGGCTGCTGTACCGCCTCACCCCCGAGGACTTGCGCGCCCTCGACGCCTTCGAGGGGCACCCCCTCGCGTACCGGCGCGCCATCCGGTTGGTGACGGACAGGGCCGGGAAGCGCCGCCGCGCGCTGGTGTACCTGCAGCCCGAGTCGAGCCTCGAGGCCTGGCCGCCCGCTGTCCGCTACTTCCGCGTCCTCTGGCACGCCTACGGACGCCTGGGCTTCAACCGCGCCGCGCTCGCGAGCGCCCTGGGAGGTGCGGCGTGA
- a CDS encoding DUF4150 domain-containing protein — protein MSKVFANGRSILHKGSGNTHTSAAPDVCKVPTPGGPVPTPFVNSAQDSMLTKGSKSVTINGQPVALTDSELSVSSGDEPGTAGGLISSKFKGKMAWGSGSVDVKIEGKGVVRFLDVTLHNGNTYNTTFISNGRTAIAYGDDTQCTACGKAVESHRVHETDEAVALSEAVFMELMKRLHEQRPLIEKYLRLREERKQANAKLEKEGQERALSAGIPQMETEVRQLQAKLNEEAANKRDLHTALTSVKNKLKETRDEVKRGMAPLQADIKATVDKLTQEMNEINARLNGMMPTLRKDAKTDTYTSGYMIGVCICKCPQKPRMLAACSGEPTTGFREAVAATPFELVEGFQMNQRQQEGLANEGRQKWECAAPQLLQAGGAGGHKVRTMSERFFTPMQRTTVGVAHQRATNNHSRRESVEFGHGETVPSCETCQKLIPEMLCENHKECA, from the coding sequence ATGAGCAAGGTCTTCGCCAACGGTCGCTCCATCCTGCACAAGGGGAGTGGCAACACGCACACCTCGGCGGCCCCCGACGTCTGCAAGGTGCCGACGCCAGGCGGGCCAGTGCCTACGCCCTTCGTCAACTCCGCCCAGGACTCCATGCTCACCAAGGGGAGCAAAAGCGTCACCATCAACGGCCAGCCGGTAGCGCTGACGGACTCCGAGCTGAGCGTCAGCTCGGGCGACGAGCCAGGGACGGCGGGCGGCCTCATCTCCTCGAAATTCAAGGGGAAGATGGCCTGGGGCAGCGGCAGCGTGGACGTGAAGATTGAGGGCAAGGGCGTCGTGCGCTTTCTCGACGTCACCCTCCACAACGGGAATACCTACAATACCACCTTCATCTCCAACGGACGGACTGCCATTGCCTACGGGGACGACACTCAGTGCACGGCCTGTGGAAAGGCCGTCGAAAGCCATCGCGTCCATGAGACGGATGAAGCCGTTGCGTTGAGCGAGGCGGTTTTCATGGAACTCATGAAGAGGCTTCATGAGCAGCGACCGCTTATAGAAAAGTACCTCCGGCTTCGAGAGGAGCGAAAGCAGGCAAACGCTAAGCTGGAAAAAGAGGGCCAGGAGAGGGCCCTCTCCGCTGGCATCCCTCAGATGGAGACGGAGGTGCGCCAACTCCAAGCAAAGCTGAATGAAGAGGCGGCAAACAAGCGCGACCTTCACACTGCACTTACCTCAGTAAAGAACAAGCTCAAAGAAACCAGGGACGAAGTCAAAAGGGGGATGGCGCCGCTTCAGGCCGACATCAAGGCCACCGTCGACAAGCTGACCCAGGAGATGAATGAAATCAATGCCAGGCTCAATGGAATGATGCCGACACTGAGGAAGGATGCGAAGACCGACACATACACTTCGGGCTATATGATTGGTGTCTGTATCTGCAAGTGTCCGCAGAAGCCGAGAATGCTGGCCGCCTGCTCAGGTGAGCCCACGACCGGATTTCGTGAAGCAGTGGCCGCGACACCATTCGAACTGGTTGAGGGATTTCAGATGAACCAGCGCCAGCAGGAAGGGCTTGCGAACGAAGGGCGCCAAAAATGGGAATGCGCCGCACCACAACTCCTCCAGGCTGGCGGCGCAGGAGGACACAAGGTTCGCACCATGTCGGAACGATTCTTCACGCCGATGCAAAGGACCACCGTGGGTGTAGCGCACCAGCGCGCCACCAACAATCATTCGCGGCGCGAATCGGTGGAATTTGGCCATGGGGAGACGGTTCCATCCTGCGAAACTTGCCAAAAGCTCATCCCTGAGATGCTGTGCGAAAACCACAAGGAGTGTGCCTGA
- a CDS encoding exodeoxyribonuclease VII large subunit, whose product MSDAHGPSHFEAEVISVERGKHGAYFLWLLRTSDSVNINALLSSHLAIPTEGDMVVVRGDFEENQEAKTIPKPVRLRITSITHLGRKSARYKEWQEALETALVGHKPVKETRTIRCPVIVTGRNTAVEHDIRKTLEKAEALEPGFPQFEYVDLGSAESIAEGVRQAARVPNVRAIVLARGGTSEKWQLLPFSHPAVVRVVAEVAKSIPVVVAIGHAEDHPLCERVASFFVPAPSAVGELFHELNQARKERLRRDAVEMAPARLRHEEAVREANAPAQAPSAPGPVVANAPQSTSWVRRRWRAVLAGVGVVVLGGAALSMWVLKAPMMAAPPLQPQPAAVTPIPSVPPVKTAQPTRRRQKPKRKPSEKAAAVSNVIVDAGTEQPPAAPAAPPARTPIDVFE is encoded by the coding sequence GTGAGCGACGCGCACGGACCGAGTCACTTCGAAGCCGAGGTCATCTCCGTTGAGCGAGGCAAGCATGGTGCCTACTTCCTGTGGCTCCTGCGGACGAGCGACAGTGTCAACATCAATGCGCTTCTCTCCTCGCACCTCGCCATTCCGACGGAGGGGGACATGGTCGTGGTGAGGGGGGACTTCGAGGAGAATCAAGAAGCGAAAACCATCCCGAAGCCGGTTCGCCTGCGCATCACATCCATCACGCACCTTGGTAGAAAGTCCGCCCGCTACAAGGAGTGGCAAGAGGCCCTCGAAACGGCGTTGGTTGGGCACAAACCGGTGAAGGAAACGCGCACCATTCGGTGCCCCGTCATTGTCACTGGTCGAAACACGGCCGTAGAGCACGACATTCGGAAAACCCTGGAGAAGGCGGAGGCACTCGAACCAGGATTCCCCCAGTTCGAGTACGTGGACTTGGGCTCCGCGGAGAGCATCGCGGAGGGCGTGCGCCAAGCAGCCCGAGTGCCCAATGTTCGCGCCATCGTCCTTGCTCGCGGTGGGACTTCGGAGAAATGGCAGCTCCTCCCATTCAGCCACCCTGCAGTGGTGCGGGTCGTTGCGGAGGTGGCGAAATCCATCCCTGTTGTTGTCGCGATTGGGCATGCGGAAGATCACCCTCTATGCGAGCGGGTGGCTTCATTCTTCGTCCCCGCTCCGTCAGCGGTGGGAGAGCTGTTCCACGAGTTGAACCAGGCACGAAAGGAGCGGCTTCGCCGTGATGCTGTGGAAATGGCGCCCGCGCGGCTTCGCCACGAGGAGGCTGTGCGAGAGGCGAATGCGCCCGCCCAGGCGCCTTCCGCTCCAGGGCCAGTGGTGGCAAACGCGCCTCAGAGTACGTCATGGGTTCGTCGCCGGTGGCGGGCGGTTCTCGCCGGTGTAGGTGTGGTCGTGCTCGGAGGGGCGGCATTGAGTATGTGGGTGCTCAAGGCTCCCATGATGGCGGCGCCTCCTCTTCAGCCGCAACCTGCCGCTGTGACTCCAATCCCCTCTGTGCCTCCTGTAAAGACGGCACAGCCGACACGTAGGCGACAGAAGCCGAAACGGAAGCCCTCTGAGAAAGCCGCTGCCGTAAGCAACGTCATCGTGGATGCTGGCACCGAGCAACCTCCAGCGGCGCCTGCGGCTCCTCCGGCTCGAACGCCGATAGACGTGTTTGAATGA
- a CDS encoding gamma-glutamylcyclotransferase family protein: protein MKRASPAATRVFVYGTLLSGEPNHHLLRGARLVGPARTRPCFTLYDYGPFPALASKGQHTVAGEVYEVDAPMLAALDRLEGHPRFYQRSPITLDGGARVEAYLFPKARLAGCPTIESGCWRRHIQERKSW from the coding sequence GTGAAGCGCGCTTCCCCCGCAGCAACGCGCGTCTTCGTCTACGGGACGCTGCTGTCCGGAGAGCCCAACCACCACCTCCTGCGTGGCGCCCGCCTTGTCGGTCCGGCGCGGACGCGGCCCTGCTTCACCCTCTACGACTACGGGCCATTCCCCGCCCTGGCCTCGAAAGGCCAGCACACCGTCGCGGGGGAAGTGTACGAGGTGGACGCCCCTATGCTGGCGGCGCTCGACAGGCTCGAGGGCCACCCCCGCTTCTACCAACGCAGCCCCATTACTCTCGACGGGGGCGCGCGCGTCGAGGCATACCTGTTTCCCAAGGCGCGGCTGGCAGGCTGCCCCACCATCGAATCCGGTTGCTGGCGTCGACACATTCAAGAGAGGAAATCATGGTAA